A stretch of Acidobacteriota bacterium DNA encodes these proteins:
- a CDS encoding phosphoenolpyruvate carboxykinase, which produces MGQEGRNPSSFGLDHIGIQNANNVYWNLPAPVIYEHAIRRGEGAISQAGPLVVNTGKYTGRSPDDKFVVKEPSSDSHIWWGKVNRPFEQEKFDRVHQRMLAYLQGRDLYVQDLFAGAEAAYRKPVRIVSEYAWHSLFVQNMFIRPDAAQLSKHVPEYTILCAPNFKADPATDGTRSEAFILVNFGKKLVLIGGTQYAGEMKKSVFTIMNYALPLQNVMSMHCSANVGAKGDVALFFGLSGTGKTTLSTDAARKLIGDDEHGWSDNGVFNFEGGCYAKVIKLSSTAEPEIYQTTRNFGTVLENVVIDPVTRVQDLNDESRTENTRGCYPLTQIENAEMSGTAGHPQNVIFLTADAFGVMPPVSKLTPEQAMYHFLSGYTAKLAGTERGVKEPQATFSTCFGAPFMALQPSVYANLLKEKLNKHKAQCWLVNTGWGGGPFGVGKRISIAHTRAIIRAILDGKLKDVPTKADPVFGLNIPESCDGVPKEILTPRSTWANPAEYDIKAKDLAARFANNFETFAPTVSKEVTASGPRA; this is translated from the coding sequence ATGGGTCAAGAGGGAAGGAATCCGTCGTCATTTGGTTTGGATCATATAGGCATTCAGAATGCCAACAATGTGTATTGGAATCTGCCGGCCCCGGTAATTTATGAGCATGCTATCCGCCGCGGCGAAGGGGCTATCTCGCAAGCGGGCCCGCTGGTGGTGAACACGGGCAAGTATACCGGTCGCTCGCCCGATGATAAGTTCGTGGTGAAAGAACCCTCCAGCGACAGTCACATCTGGTGGGGCAAGGTGAACCGCCCGTTTGAGCAGGAGAAGTTTGATCGCGTGCATCAGCGCATGCTCGCTTACCTCCAGGGCCGCGACCTCTATGTTCAGGATCTGTTCGCCGGTGCCGAAGCCGCATATCGCAAGCCTGTGCGCATTGTCAGTGAATACGCCTGGCACAGCCTCTTCGTGCAGAACATGTTCATCCGACCGGACGCCGCACAGTTGAGCAAGCACGTCCCCGAGTACACCATCCTGTGCGCCCCCAACTTCAAGGCCGATCCCGCAACGGACGGTACGCGCTCGGAAGCCTTCATTCTGGTTAACTTCGGCAAGAAACTGGTGCTGATCGGCGGCACGCAGTACGCCGGCGAGATGAAGAAGTCTGTCTTCACCATCATGAACTACGCGCTGCCCCTGCAAAACGTAATGTCCATGCACTGTTCGGCCAACGTCGGCGCGAAGGGTGATGTGGCGCTGTTCTTCGGCCTCTCCGGCACCGGCAAGACCACGCTCTCAACCGACGCCGCCCGCAAGCTGATCGGCGACGATGAGCATGGCTGGAGCGACAACGGCGTCTTCAATTTTGAAGGCGGCTGCTATGCGAAAGTCATCAAACTTTCGTCCACGGCTGAGCCGGAGATCTATCAGACCACCCGCAACTTTGGCACCGTGTTGGAGAATGTCGTCATTGATCCGGTCACCCGTGTTCAGGACCTGAACGACGAATCGCGCACCGAGAACACGCGCGGCTGCTATCCGCTCACGCAGATCGAAAATGCCGAAATGTCCGGCACCGCCGGCCATCCTCAGAATGTGATCTTCCTGACGGCCGACGCATTCGGTGTGATGCCGCCAGTTTCTAAGCTCACACCCGAGCAGGCCATGTATCATTTCCTGTCCGGCTATACGGCGAAGTTGGCCGGCACGGAGCGCGGCGTGAAGGAGCCGCAGGCCACCTTTAGCACTTGCTTCGGCGCACCCTTCATGGCGTTGCAGCCTTCCGTGTACGCCAATCTGCTCAAAGAAAAACTGAACAAGCACAAGGCGCAATGCTGGCTGGTGAACACCGGCTGGGGCGGCGGTCCGTTCGGAGTGGGCAAGCGCATCTCCATCGCGCATACCCGCGCGATTATTCGCGCCATTCTGGACGGCAAGCTAAAGGATGTTCCCACCAAGGCCGATCCGGTGTTTGGCTTGAATATTCCGGAAAGCTGCGATGGCGTGCCCAAGGAGATTCTGACGCCGCGCAGCACTTGGGCCAATCCCGCTGAGTACGATATTAAGGCGAAGGATTTGGCAGCCCGCTTTGCCAATAATTTCGAGACATTTGCTCCCACCGTCTCGAAGGAAGTCACCGCCAGCGGCCCGCGCGCGTAG
- the ilvD gene encoding dihydroxy-acid dehydratase — MDRKLKHRSFEVSEGPTRAPHRAMFHAMGFTDEQIARPHIGVASSWNEITPCNFHLNHLAKKSKEGVTSAGGTPFEFGTIAVSDAIAMGHEGMKASLVSREVIADSVEVMAVGERFDGLVTIAGCDKSLPGMVMALARLNIPGVFLYGGSILPGSYCGKDITIQDVFEAVGAHARGKINDAELSALEHAACPGAGSCAGHYTANTMAAAMEAIGMSLPGTASIPAVDERRQEASYRSGVAVMNLLQKGITPRDILKRKSFENAIAVVVATGGSTNAVLHLLAIASEAGVPLTIDDFTTVSRRTPHIADMRPGGRFVMADLDRAGGVPVLMKMLLDGGYLHGDMLTVSGKTVKENLKDVKVNLTTEVLYPVSKPISKTGTLAILKGNLAPEGAVVKTAGVKNLRLEGPARVFDGEEAAMKSILAGKVKAGDVVVIRYEGPKGGPGMREMLSVTGALHGEGLGDKVALMTDGRFSGATHGLMAGHVAPEAFVGGPIAALKEGDRITFDAEKGILSVALTAEEIKKRLSKWKAPEPKYTRGALAKFAKLVSSAAEGAVCR, encoded by the coding sequence ATTGATCGCAAGCTGAAGCACCGCAGTTTTGAAGTCTCCGAGGGTCCCACGCGCGCCCCGCATCGCGCCATGTTCCACGCCATGGGATTCACCGACGAGCAGATTGCCCGTCCCCACATCGGCGTAGCCTCCAGTTGGAACGAGATCACTCCCTGCAATTTTCATCTGAATCATCTGGCCAAGAAATCCAAGGAAGGCGTAACCTCCGCCGGCGGCACGCCGTTCGAGTTCGGCACCATCGCTGTCTCCGACGCCATCGCCATGGGACACGAAGGCATGAAGGCATCTCTCGTCAGCCGCGAGGTCATTGCAGACTCCGTGGAAGTGATGGCAGTGGGCGAGCGCTTCGATGGTCTGGTAACCATCGCCGGCTGCGACAAGAGCCTTCCCGGCATGGTAATGGCTCTGGCGCGGCTGAACATTCCCGGTGTGTTTCTCTATGGCGGCAGCATCCTTCCCGGAAGCTATTGCGGTAAGGACATCACCATTCAGGATGTGTTCGAGGCCGTGGGCGCGCACGCTCGCGGCAAAATCAATGACGCGGAGCTATCCGCGCTGGAGCACGCCGCCTGCCCTGGCGCCGGTTCCTGCGCAGGCCACTACACCGCCAACACCATGGCTGCGGCAATGGAAGCCATCGGCATGTCCTTGCCGGGGACGGCATCCATTCCCGCGGTTGACGAACGCCGCCAGGAGGCCAGCTACCGCTCTGGCGTGGCCGTGATGAATCTGCTCCAAAAGGGAATTACCCCCCGCGACATTTTGAAGCGCAAGAGTTTTGAGAACGCTATTGCCGTGGTAGTGGCCACGGGCGGCTCCACCAATGCCGTTTTGCACCTGCTCGCGATTGCCAGCGAAGCCGGCGTGCCGCTGACCATTGATGACTTCACCACGGTCAGCCGCCGCACTCCGCACATCGCCGACATGCGTCCCGGCGGACGTTTCGTGATGGCCGATCTCGACCGCGCCGGCGGCGTCCCCGTGCTGATGAAGATGCTGCTGGACGGTGGTTATCTGCACGGCGATATGTTGACCGTTTCCGGCAAGACCGTGAAAGAGAACTTGAAAGACGTTAAGGTCAATTTGACGACGGAAGTTCTCTACCCCGTCTCGAAGCCCATTTCCAAGACGGGCACCCTTGCCATTCTCAAAGGCAATCTTGCTCCTGAGGGCGCGGTGGTAAAGACCGCCGGCGTAAAGAATCTGCGTCTCGAGGGCCCCGCCCGCGTGTTTGATGGCGAAGAAGCAGCGATGAAGTCGATCCTGGCCGGAAAGGTCAAGGCGGGCGACGTTGTGGTGATTCGTTACGAAGGCCCCAAGGGCGGTCCCGGCATGCGCGAGATGCTCTCGGTTACCGGCGCGCTGCACGGCGAGGGGTTGGGCGATAAGGTCGCTCTGATGACCGATGGCCGTTTCTCCGGCGCCACGCATGGCTTGATGGCGGGCCACGTTGCTCCTGAAGCATTCGTAGGCGGTCCGATTGCCGCGCTCAAGGAAGGCGACCGCATCACCTTTGATGCCGAAAAAGGTATCCTCTCCGTGGCCCTTACTGCCGAGGAGATAAAGAAACGCTTGAGCAAGTGGAAGGCTCCGGAGCCAAAATACACGAGGGGCGCGCTGGCCAAGTTCGCCAAGCTGGTATCGTCCGCCGCGGAAGGCGCGGTCTGCCGCTAA